One window from the genome of Gimesia aquarii encodes:
- the hisI gene encoding phosphoribosyl-AMP cyclohydrolase, whose amino-acid sequence MSDGIQFAERTSVEQVEEGTELAPKFDQDGLIPVVTTDFSSGELLMHAYMNEEALKKTIELGEAVYWSRSRQVLWHKGATSGLVQKVKALLIDDDQDTIWLRVDVQGGASCHVGYRSCFYRRVPVSEEMNEKGLGLQFTETEKVFDPKEVYGDAPNPTKL is encoded by the coding sequence ATGTCAGATGGTATTCAATTCGCTGAACGGACTTCAGTCGAGCAGGTTGAAGAAGGAACAGAACTGGCCCCTAAGTTTGATCAGGACGGTTTGATTCCTGTCGTGACCACAGATTTTAGTTCTGGTGAATTGTTGATGCACGCCTATATGAATGAGGAAGCGCTCAAGAAAACGATCGAATTGGGGGAAGCCGTCTATTGGAGCCGAAGCCGTCAAGTGCTCTGGCACAAAGGAGCCACGAGTGGGCTCGTTCAAAAAGTGAAAGCGCTTCTGATCGATGATGACCAGGATACCATCTGGTTACGAGTCGATGTTCAAGGGGGCGCCAGTTGTCACGTCGGTTATCGGTCCTGCTTTTATCGTCGTGTTCCGGTAAGCGAAGAAATGAATGAGAAAGGCCTCGGACTTCAATTTACCGAAACGGAAAAAGTATTTGATCCCAAAGAGGTCTATGGAGACGCTCCGAACCCAACCAAACTGTAA
- a CDS encoding 6-pyruvoyl trahydropterin synthase family protein has translation MGMTIMRRVKFNAGHRLFRHEGKCQFFHGHNYVADFYVTGPETDAVGRIIDFAHLKSLLKGWIDENWDHGFLLNIEDENGLKAIRMVEPTKYFVLPYNPTAENMAKYLLDEVCPNLLGELGVQAVKVVIWETEESCAEATLDQKHKSDYDLLDEFQTDSFPTGFNW, from the coding sequence ATGGGTATGACAATTATGCGTCGGGTCAAGTTTAATGCAGGACACCGATTATTTCGCCATGAAGGGAAATGCCAATTTTTTCATGGCCATAATTATGTCGCAGACTTTTATGTGACCGGCCCGGAAACTGATGCCGTGGGACGAATTATCGACTTTGCGCATCTCAAATCCCTGCTGAAGGGCTGGATTGATGAAAACTGGGATCATGGATTTCTACTCAATATCGAAGACGAAAATGGCCTGAAAGCCATCCGCATGGTGGAACCCACCAAGTATTTTGTACTTCCCTACAACCCAACTGCTGAAAATATGGCAAAGTATTTACTCGATGAAGTCTGTCCTAATCTGTTAGGCGAATTAGGGGTGCAGGCTGTGAAAGTCGTGATCTGGGAAACAGAAGAATCCTGTGCCGAAGCTACTTTGGACCAAAAACACAAGTCGGATTATGATCTGTTAGATGAATTTCAAACCGACTCCTTCCCGACCGGATTCAACTGGTAA
- the rpsR gene encoding 30S ribosomal protein S18: MSVGLSRKEIVKRRKKRARLKKKLKCRFCPDGNIPRPVYVDYKDLRTLRSLLDREGRILPRRRTGTSALYQRAVRRAVLRARFIGLLSHVSED, translated from the coding sequence ATGTCAGTCGGTTTATCTAGAAAAGAAATTGTTAAACGACGGAAAAAACGAGCACGCCTGAAAAAGAAGCTCAAATGTCGATTCTGTCCGGATGGAAACATCCCGCGTCCCGTTTATGTCGATTATAAGGATCTGAGAACATTGCGTTCTCTTCTGGATCGTGAAGGACGCATTTTACCTCGCCGTCGTACTGGTACCTCTGCTCTTTATCAACGAGCAGTTCGCCGTGCTGTCTTGAGAGCCCGTTTTATCGGTTTGTTGTCTCACGTTTCTGAAGACTAA
- the rpsN gene encoding 30S ribosomal protein S14: MASKAKIEKQKRNAKLVAKYAAQREELIAKGDYAGLAKLPRNSSKTRLRRLCQLTGRPRGNYRKFQISRIALRDMALDGLIPGMKKSSW, translated from the coding sequence ATGGCTTCAAAAGCAAAAATTGAAAAGCAAAAGAGAAACGCAAAACTCGTTGCAAAATATGCTGCACAACGCGAAGAGTTGATCGCCAAAGGCGATTACGCTGGACTGGCGAAACTGCCTCGTAATTCCAGCAAAACACGTCTTCGTCGTTTATGCCAGCTAACAGGGCGCCCCCGTGGTAACTATCGTAAGTTCCAGATCTCCCGTATTGCATTACGAGACATGGCTTTAGATGGCCTGATTCCAGGTATGAAGAAATCAAGCTGGTAG
- a CDS encoding SDR family NAD(P)-dependent oxidoreductase: MIDEYSNRWALVTGASSGIGLEFAHRLAARGMHLVLTARRQEHLENLASELLTRHGTKTEVITLDLSEQEAPQKLYDEVKRRGIEIELLINNAGFSVVSDVASTDAKRVMQMVRLNVGALTELTYLYLPEMMERGHGAIINIASVAAFQPVAYMSSYAASKSYVLHFSEGLWAEARDKGVTVTALCPGTTQTEFFDVAGVEGWLKKHRFQTVEQVVKTGLKAVEKKRQYAVSGWGNYFLSLLVRIATRRTVVVESMKYFRPQPQKDKK; this comes from the coding sequence GTGATAGATGAATATTCTAACCGATGGGCTCTGGTCACGGGCGCTTCATCAGGGATTGGTTTGGAATTTGCGCACCGACTGGCTGCACGAGGTATGCACTTGGTCCTGACCGCACGTCGCCAGGAGCATCTGGAAAACCTGGCCTCAGAATTATTAACTCGTCATGGAACAAAGACTGAAGTCATCACATTAGATCTCTCTGAGCAGGAAGCTCCTCAGAAGCTATACGATGAGGTCAAGCGGCGTGGCATCGAGATTGAATTGCTGATTAATAATGCTGGGTTTAGTGTGGTTTCTGATGTTGCCTCTACCGACGCCAAACGAGTGATGCAAATGGTGCGGCTGAATGTGGGAGCATTAACCGAACTGACGTATCTTTATTTGCCTGAAATGATGGAACGCGGGCATGGCGCCATCATCAATATTGCCTCAGTAGCTGCTTTCCAACCAGTAGCCTACATGTCATCATATGCGGCCAGCAAAAGTTATGTATTGCATTTCAGTGAAGGATTATGGGCGGAAGCACGCGACAAAGGAGTGACAGTCACCGCCCTGTGTCCGGGAACAACGCAAACCGAATTTTTCGACGTTGCCGGTGTCGAAGGATGGCTAAAAAAACACCGATTCCAGACTGTGGAACAGGTGGTCAAAACAGGTCTGAAAGCTGTTGAAAAAAAGCGGCAATACGCGGTTTCTGGTTGGGGTAATTATTTCTTATCGTTGTTGGTGCGGATCGCGACGCGTAGGACAGTGGTGGTCGAGTCGATGAAATATTTCCGTCCACAGCCACAAAAAGACAAGAAATAG
- a CDS encoding NAD(P)H-hydrate epimerase codes for MAHHERLSRKAVRSVDQRTVEEFGLPGIALMENAGRGVFELLVSLKVKGPVKICAGKGNNGGDGFVIARHLDNAGIPVQIYLLADPEQLKGDAAINYQVALRMGLVIHCDPNLDYPEEFRTFLEEADWIVDALLGTGIQGTIRPPFTTAIQIMNQSQGNKLAVDLPSGLDCDSGLPLGDCVVANHTATFVAEKKGFALPDSKQYTGTISVLDIGAPRKVVTELLEI; via the coding sequence ATGGCCCATCATGAACGACTAAGCCGGAAAGCAGTTCGGAGTGTAGACCAACGCACGGTCGAAGAGTTTGGTCTGCCTGGAATTGCACTTATGGAAAACGCGGGGCGAGGCGTGTTTGAACTGCTAGTATCACTGAAAGTAAAAGGACCCGTCAAAATTTGTGCTGGTAAAGGCAATAATGGCGGTGATGGGTTTGTAATTGCCCGACATTTGGATAATGCTGGTATTCCCGTGCAAATTTATCTATTGGCAGACCCCGAACAACTTAAGGGAGATGCTGCGATAAATTATCAAGTGGCTTTAAGGATGGGTTTAGTAATCCACTGTGATCCCAACTTAGATTACCCTGAAGAATTTCGGACATTTCTAGAAGAAGCTGATTGGATCGTAGACGCACTGTTAGGAACCGGCATTCAAGGTACAATTCGCCCGCCATTTACAACCGCGATCCAGATTATGAACCAATCTCAGGGAAACAAATTAGCGGTAGACCTTCCTTCTGGTCTTGACTGTGATTCAGGATTGCCATTGGGAGATTGTGTCGTCGCTAACCATACTGCAACGTTTGTAGCTGAAAAAAAGGGATTCGCTCTACCAGACTCGAAGCAATACACGGGAACGATCTCTGTTCTGGACATAGGTGCTCCTCGGAAAGTAGTGACTGAGCTTCTAGAAATATGA
- a CDS encoding Crp/Fnr family transcriptional regulator, whose amino-acid sequence MDKNFWYLKNCDLFERLSQDQIADVERHSSVRQFGRGNLVYLPTESSDSVFLVLTGRVKLYHITGEGKQALLALIEPGELFGELAILGGGEREEYAEAMLKSTIIRIPGQVIQDLMEQHAGVSLGVTKLMGLRRQRVEQRLKSLLFRSNRDRLTHLLLDLAEKYGRFTPQGVLINIKLSHQELASIIGSTRETVTVLLGEMQDERTIDVQKRQIILRKAQHLAHSIDFKLTPALLTKPDQSGEHLLRGAEA is encoded by the coding sequence ATGGACAAAAATTTCTGGTACTTGAAGAACTGTGATTTGTTTGAGCGGCTGAGCCAGGATCAAATCGCGGATGTCGAAAGGCACTCTTCCGTACGGCAGTTCGGTCGAGGAAATCTGGTGTATCTCCCGACGGAAAGTAGCGATTCTGTATTCCTCGTGCTTACAGGGAGAGTCAAGCTCTATCATATCACAGGCGAAGGAAAACAGGCCCTTCTGGCGTTGATTGAACCTGGAGAACTCTTCGGAGAATTAGCCATCCTGGGGGGTGGCGAACGCGAAGAATATGCTGAAGCAATGCTGAAATCCACAATTATTCGTATTCCCGGACAGGTCATTCAGGATCTGATGGAACAACATGCCGGTGTCTCTCTAGGTGTAACAAAACTGATGGGGCTGCGACGTCAACGCGTCGAGCAAAGATTAAAATCGTTACTGTTTCGCTCAAATCGTGATCGACTTACTCACTTATTACTCGACTTAGCTGAAAAATATGGCCGTTTTACCCCACAAGGGGTTCTAATCAATATCAAACTTTCTCATCAGGAACTGGCGAGTATCATTGGCAGTACGCGAGAAACAGTGACTGTTCTGCTGGGCGAGATGCAGGACGAACGGACGATCGATGTGCAAAAACGACAAATTATCTTACGAAAGGCTCAGCATCTGGCACATTCGATTGATTTTAAACTCACTCCCGCTCTCCTAACCAAGCCAGACCAGTCAGGAGAACATTTATTAAGAGGCGCAGAAGCATAA
- a CDS encoding anti-sigma factor family protein, with the protein MNKNNPTEQHQDSETKWQPCASGDLSQFVSVMKKRKQISRFITGAEIVTACLIIGMVGFFGMNQLSGPSSQTIQVSTEDSEKFCPGGIYCPEVIDHAKDYVSNLLDQELTQKIEAHLVNCPHCQKKVDQLRANMDNNAADQKAALLKQAKWEAYLLALNQ; encoded by the coding sequence ATGAACAAAAACAATCCAACCGAACAACATCAGGATTCTGAAACTAAGTGGCAGCCTTGCGCTTCAGGTGATTTAAGCCAATTTGTGTCAGTCATGAAAAAACGCAAGCAAATCAGTCGTTTCATTACTGGTGCGGAGATCGTAACTGCTTGTCTGATCATAGGTATGGTTGGTTTTTTTGGTATGAATCAGCTCTCGGGACCTTCCAGTCAGACTATTCAAGTCTCAACAGAGGATTCGGAAAAGTTTTGTCCTGGAGGAATTTACTGTCCTGAAGTCATCGATCATGCCAAAGATTATGTGTCAAATCTGTTAGACCAGGAACTGACCCAGAAAATCGAGGCTCATCTCGTGAATTGTCCTCATTGCCAAAAAAAGGTTGATCAACTTAGGGCAAACATGGACAATAACGCAGCCGACCAGAAAGCCGCTTTACTGAAGCAGGCTAAATGGGAGGCCTATCTACTGGCGTTAAATCAGTAG
- the scpB gene encoding SMC-Scp complex subunit ScpB: MSPEEETPESNETTIFNEDDFLAAFASNGEVDEKLDADYERAIEALEAVERDLELPEVQNGIDNNEALQSEASANKQQAGSLTESQREARVPPRQIIEAALFVGGEPLTTKKLCNLLNSEFSSSYVDDLLDDLNRQYIDEARPYEIRMEEGGYRLVLRHDFERIRNRVFGFGPKEVKLSQDALEVLALVAYHQPISKDQIIEAGKEKAVGVLRQLLRRELIAIEREAEGKSDVKYITTARFLQVFGLGNIEELPYSESLSHK; encoded by the coding sequence ATGTCCCCGGAAGAAGAAACACCTGAATCCAATGAAACAACCATCTTCAACGAAGATGATTTTCTGGCTGCATTTGCATCGAACGGCGAAGTCGATGAAAAATTAGATGCCGATTACGAGCGCGCCATTGAAGCGCTTGAAGCAGTTGAACGCGATCTGGAACTCCCGGAAGTCCAGAACGGTATTGATAACAACGAAGCGCTTCAATCAGAGGCATCTGCAAATAAACAACAGGCTGGTTCTCTAACCGAGTCTCAGAGGGAAGCACGAGTTCCTCCCAGACAGATCATTGAAGCCGCTTTGTTTGTGGGAGGAGAACCATTAACAACTAAGAAATTGTGCAATCTTCTGAATAGTGAATTTTCTTCTTCCTATGTTGACGATTTACTGGATGATCTCAATCGTCAATACATTGATGAAGCACGACCATATGAAATTCGCATGGAAGAAGGCGGCTATCGGCTCGTGCTACGTCACGACTTCGAACGCATTCGAAACCGGGTATTTGGTTTTGGCCCCAAAGAAGTCAAACTTTCACAGGATGCGCTGGAAGTGCTCGCACTCGTGGCTTATCACCAACCTATCAGCAAAGACCAAATCATCGAAGCCGGCAAGGAGAAAGCTGTGGGTGTTTTACGCCAACTGTTAAGGCGCGAGCTCATTGCCATCGAACGCGAAGCAGAAGGCAAATCAGATGTCAAATACATCACCACTGCCCGCTTCCTGCAAGTCTTTGGTTTGGGGAACATCGAAGAACTCCCTTATAGCGAATCATTGAGTCATAAGTAG
- a CDS encoding GNAT family N-acetyltransferase: MSITVRQIEIKDAEGFYNALSSVAAEKEYILTLEPPPFESTQTFIKTNVENNHAQYIAESNETIVGWADIIPFTRRSMTHVGSLGIGVISEFRGQGIGQRLLEKTIEHAWLQGLKRLELEVFSDNEIAMNLYKKYGYQVEGIKRYARCLNGDYQDIVVMAQYRI; the protein is encoded by the coding sequence ATGAGTATTACGGTCAGGCAAATCGAAATTAAAGACGCAGAAGGTTTTTACAACGCGCTCTCGAGTGTCGCTGCTGAGAAGGAATACATTTTGACGCTAGAACCGCCACCTTTTGAAAGCACGCAGACATTTATAAAAACAAATGTCGAAAATAATCATGCCCAGTACATAGCTGAGTCAAATGAGACCATTGTTGGGTGGGCGGATATTATCCCGTTCACTCGTCGATCGATGACACATGTTGGTTCACTTGGCATCGGGGTAATCTCAGAATTTCGGGGTCAGGGTATAGGTCAACGACTTTTAGAAAAAACGATTGAGCACGCCTGGCTGCAGGGTTTAAAACGTTTAGAGCTAGAGGTCTTCTCTGACAATGAAATCGCAATGAATCTTTATAAAAAATATGGATATCAGGTTGAGGGCATCAAAAGATATGCACGATGCCTTAATGGAGATTATCAAGACATTGTTGTAATGGCACAGTATCGCATTTGA
- a CDS encoding GNAT family N-acetyltransferase, whose protein sequence is MCLTLLPFSEDDSVEIASWPRDTNELKTWAGADAVFPLKSEQFRIWHDDPEIHPFIGRHKGQLVAYEELWIDESEQEIELARIIVHPAHRNKGIGQMFVTALVAQSETFGLVDRFLRVLPENTIAIRCYQKSGFKVLPADVQKTFNQRQPVEYVWMKYQSIS, encoded by the coding sequence ATGTGTTTGACACTTTTACCTTTTTCAGAAGATGATTCCGTTGAAATTGCAAGCTGGCCTCGCGATACCAACGAACTCAAGACATGGGCAGGAGCAGATGCTGTTTTTCCTCTCAAATCGGAGCAATTTCGTATCTGGCATGATGATCCTGAGATACACCCTTTCATTGGCCGACATAAAGGTCAATTAGTCGCATATGAGGAATTATGGATCGATGAATCAGAACAGGAGATCGAACTCGCTAGAATCATTGTGCATCCGGCACATCGGAACAAAGGAATTGGTCAGATGTTTGTGACAGCCTTAGTTGCTCAGTCAGAAACGTTTGGTTTAGTGGATCGTTTTCTGCGAGTCTTGCCTGAAAATACCATTGCAATTCGTTGCTATCAAAAGTCGGGCTTTAAGGTCCTTCCAGCTGATGTGCAGAAAACATTTAATCAGAGGCAACCGGTAGAATATGTCTGGATGAAGTATCAGTCAATCAGTTAA
- a CDS encoding GNAT family N-acetyltransferase — protein sequence MLTWLRDFNYQQNGEFMESLDRGQEPPLFLSARDVNDEVIGGLQGSFLHQWLRIDVMAVSSNYRSMGVGRLLVTEAERMAVDRGCRSSYVATMSYQAPDFYRRLGYREVGCLPNWDSHGHDKHFFMKDLA from the coding sequence ATGCTCACATGGCTTCGTGATTTCAATTATCAGCAGAATGGTGAATTCATGGAATCGCTTGATCGAGGGCAAGAGCCTCCTCTGTTTTTATCTGCACGGGACGTTAACGACGAGGTTATTGGAGGCTTGCAGGGTTCCTTTTTACATCAATGGTTGAGAATAGACGTTATGGCGGTATCGTCCAATTATCGATCAATGGGCGTAGGTCGCCTCCTTGTTACGGAAGCTGAGCGTATGGCCGTTGATCGCGGATGCAGATCCTCCTATGTAGCTACCATGTCTTACCAGGCACCCGATTTTTATCGTCGACTTGGATACCGAGAAGTAGGATGTTTGCCCAATTGGGATTCGCACGGACATGACAAGCACTTTTTCATGAAAGATCTTGCATAG
- a CDS encoding NUDIX hydrolase, translating into MKIRTKVIISLINRKQVLLSEGYDSVRDFKFYIPVGGGVEFGEMLYVAAKRELSEELGVKDQELEFINFHESLFEFNGIPEHEIMFHYVCHIEDIVRESLPSEGIESNGERFKVVWFSQEELDVVQKNIVPPSVYNEIRKELS; encoded by the coding sequence ATGAAAATACGAACAAAGGTAATTATCTCGCTAATTAATCGGAAGCAGGTTTTACTTTCGGAAGGGTATGATTCCGTACGCGATTTTAAGTTCTATATTCCTGTGGGTGGAGGAGTTGAGTTTGGCGAGATGCTTTATGTTGCTGCAAAGCGTGAACTATCTGAAGAGTTAGGTGTTAAAGACCAAGAGTTAGAATTCATTAATTTCCATGAATCATTGTTTGAATTTAATGGGATTCCAGAACATGAGATTATGTTTCACTATGTATGTCACATAGAAGACATTGTTCGAGAATCCCTCCCGTCGGAAGGAATCGAATCGAATGGTGAACGTTTTAAGGTGGTATGGTTTTCGCAAGAAGAGTTGGATGTAGTTCAAAAAAATATTGTGCCACCTTCAGTTTATAATGAGATCAGGAAAGAACTTAGTTAA
- a CDS encoding shikimate dehydrogenase gives MSEPLNFKQELTCVLGQPIAENPSQCMMEAAYKDCGLEWRYQTIEVAPENLEQAIGGLRAMGFRGANLTIPHKVAVIQYLDGVSDAAAMMGAVNCIVRKDDQLIGENTDGKGFVQSLKELTDPQGKKIVMFGAGGAARAIGVETALSGAAEITIVNRNSQRGKELAELLKEKTGVPVTFVPWEGNYSVSEDVDVVINATSIGLFPDVDAVFPIDDSSLKPNMIVSDVIPNPPQTHLLREAAKAGCPTLDGLGMLVNQGVIGFKLWTGVEPDPRVMRAALEEVFGV, from the coding sequence ATGAGTGAGCCACTTAATTTCAAACAGGAACTGACTTGTGTACTCGGGCAACCCATAGCAGAAAACCCATCGCAGTGCATGATGGAAGCAGCTTACAAAGACTGTGGTCTGGAGTGGCGTTATCAAACCATTGAAGTCGCACCGGAAAATCTGGAGCAGGCTATCGGCGGTTTAAGAGCGATGGGGTTTCGCGGTGCGAATTTAACAATTCCGCACAAAGTCGCTGTGATTCAATATCTGGATGGTGTGAGTGATGCCGCCGCCATGATGGGGGCCGTGAATTGTATAGTGCGAAAAGATGATCAACTCATTGGCGAGAACACGGATGGCAAAGGTTTTGTACAATCGCTAAAAGAACTCACCGATCCTCAAGGCAAAAAAATTGTGATGTTTGGCGCTGGTGGTGCGGCCCGCGCGATCGGCGTCGAAACGGCATTATCGGGAGCCGCTGAAATCACGATCGTAAATCGTAATAGCCAGCGCGGGAAAGAACTCGCTGAGCTGTTAAAAGAAAAAACCGGCGTACCTGTGACCTTTGTGCCATGGGAAGGAAACTACTCAGTTTCAGAAGATGTTGATGTAGTAATTAACGCTACATCCATCGGCTTGTTTCCTGATGTGGATGCCGTTTTCCCCATCGATGATTCCTCTCTCAAACCAAATATGATAGTTTCAGATGTAATTCCCAATCCACCCCAGACTCATCTGCTCCGCGAAGCCGCCAAAGCAGGCTGCCCTACCCTCGATGGACTGGGCATGCTTGTCAACCAGGGAGTGATCGGTTTCAAGCTCTGGACCGGCGTTGAACCTGATCCACGTGTCATGCGCGCCGCGCTCGAAGAAGTTTTTGGAGTCTGA
- the metF gene encoding methylenetetrahydrofolate reductase [NAD(P)H], producing MTRISELYQSGTFDLSVEIFPPKSEKGDANLFKTLEELIGYQPAFVSCTYGAGGSTSKRTIELCKIIQERFQTSATAHFTCVVSTREELIEWLKNASEAGINNIMALRGDPPEGQETFIPADGGLRYANELVALIREHFPKMGIGVAGYPEVHPDAVDAKTDLANLKRKVDAGADAVYTQLFFNNSCFHDFRERCVQAGIHCPIIPGIMPITEFKRIQRITAMCNSTLPVELKSKLESVQDDSTAQFEIGVEYAIKQCQELIDDGVPGIHFYALNRSPACKRIFEALGFHKR from the coding sequence ATGACTCGGATCAGTGAATTATACCAGTCAGGAACATTCGACCTGTCTGTGGAAATCTTTCCGCCTAAAAGTGAAAAAGGCGATGCTAATCTCTTCAAGACGCTGGAAGAATTAATTGGCTATCAACCAGCGTTTGTCTCTTGTACTTATGGTGCAGGAGGATCAACCAGTAAGCGGACCATAGAATTATGTAAAATTATTCAAGAGCGCTTCCAAACTTCAGCCACCGCACACTTTACCTGTGTGGTTTCTACGCGTGAAGAACTGATTGAGTGGTTAAAAAATGCTTCTGAAGCTGGTATCAACAACATCATGGCTTTACGCGGCGATCCGCCTGAGGGGCAGGAAACCTTCATCCCCGCAGACGGAGGCTTACGTTATGCAAATGAACTCGTTGCTTTGATTCGGGAGCACTTTCCTAAGATGGGAATAGGTGTCGCCGGCTATCCGGAAGTTCATCCCGATGCAGTAGATGCGAAAACGGATCTGGCAAACTTGAAACGAAAAGTCGATGCGGGAGCAGACGCTGTTTATACACAACTCTTTTTTAATAATTCCTGTTTTCATGATTTTCGCGAACGATGTGTGCAGGCGGGAATTCACTGTCCTATTATTCCCGGTATCATGCCCATCACGGAATTCAAACGAATTCAGCGTATCACGGCGATGTGCAATTCAACGTTACCAGTGGAACTTAAGAGCAAGCTGGAGTCTGTACAGGACGACTCTACAGCACAATTTGAAATCGGCGTCGAATACGCCATCAAACAATGCCAGGAGTTAATTGATGATGGCGTGCCCGGAATTCATTTTTATGCTCTGAATCGATCACCCGCCTGCAAACGTATTTTTGAGGCACTCGGTTTTCACAAGCGATAA
- the ahcY gene encoding adenosylhomocysteinase: MSTETNSLPYKVKDYSEEEFQKLAAWGRKEIELAETEMPGLMALREKYGKDQPLKGTRIAGCLHMTIQTAVLIETLTALGAEVRWSSCNIFSTQDHAAAAIAASGVPVFAWKGMNEEEFDWCIEQTLFWPNGESLNMILDDGGDLTVMVHERYPELLKSIKGLTEETTTGVHRLHQMHEAGKLGVPAINVNDSVTKSKFDNLYGCRESLADGIKRATDIMIAGKVVVVCGYGDVGKGCADAMKGLGARVLVTEIDPICALQAAMEGFEVTTMEEAAARGDIFVTATGCCDVICGEHLDQMKNEAIICNIGHFDSEIQIAYLKERKDIKQIEIKPQVDKFVYPDGKALIVLAEGRLVNLGCATGHPSFVMSNSFTNQVIGQIELWNESDKYEIGVYMLPKQLDEEVARLHLDKLGVKLSKLSDQQADYLGIPVEGPYKPEYYRY, from the coding sequence ATGTCGACCGAAACTAACTCCCTGCCGTATAAAGTAAAGGACTACAGCGAAGAGGAATTCCAAAAACTGGCTGCCTGGGGTCGTAAGGAAATTGAACTCGCAGAGACCGAAATGCCTGGTCTCATGGCGTTGCGGGAAAAATATGGCAAAGATCAACCACTCAAAGGCACTCGTATTGCCGGTTGTCTGCATATGACCATTCAGACTGCTGTATTGATCGAAACATTGACCGCCTTGGGAGCTGAAGTTCGCTGGTCAAGCTGTAACATCTTTTCCACACAAGACCATGCCGCCGCTGCAATTGCCGCAAGTGGTGTACCTGTTTTCGCCTGGAAGGGGATGAATGAAGAAGAGTTTGACTGGTGTATCGAGCAAACACTCTTCTGGCCTAACGGCGAATCACTCAATATGATTCTTGACGATGGTGGTGACTTAACCGTCATGGTGCATGAGAGGTATCCCGAACTTCTAAAGAGCATTAAAGGCCTCACCGAAGAAACAACTACCGGTGTACATCGTCTGCATCAGATGCACGAAGCAGGGAAATTGGGTGTCCCCGCCATTAACGTCAATGACTCAGTCACTAAGAGCAAATTTGACAACCTGTATGGTTGCCGCGAATCTTTGGCAGATGGAATCAAACGTGCCACCGATATCATGATCGCCGGGAAAGTGGTTGTGGTCTGCGGCTATGGCGATGTCGGTAAAGGTTGTGCCGATGCCATGAAAGGTCTGGGTGCACGTGTTCTGGTAACAGAAATCGATCCTATCTGTGCTTTGCAAGCCGCTATGGAAGGTTTTGAAGTCACCACAATGGAAGAAGCGGCTGCCCGGGGCGATATCTTTGTTACCGCCACTGGTTGCTGTGATGTGATCTGTGGCGAACATCTGGATCAAATGAAAAACGAAGCCATCATTTGCAACATCGGGCACTTCGATTCGGAAATTCAAATCGCTTACCTCAAAGAGCGAAAAGATATCAAGCAGATTGAAATCAAACCACAGGTCGACAAGTTCGTTTATCCTGACGGCAAAGCATTGATCGTACTCGCAGAAGGCCGTCTGGTGAACCTGGGTTGTGCGACCGGTCACCCTTCATTTGTTATGTCAAACAGCTTCACCAATCAGGTGATCGGACAGATTGAACTCTGGAACGAATCAGATAAATATGAAATCGGCGTCTACATGCTTCCCAAACAGTTGGATGAAGAAGTCGCCCGCTTGCACCTGGATAAACTGGGAGTAAAGCTGTCGAAACTCTCCGATCAACAAGCTGATTATCTGGGCATTCCCGTCGAAGGACCTTACAAACCAGAATACTATCGCTATTAA